CCTGATCCTGACGGCGTCTCCCGAAGACGGGGAACGCGCGCTGCTCGCCATGGACGCCGGAGCGGTGGACATCGTTCAAAAGCCGACTGCGCTCGCTAACGACGATCTCCTCGGCATTCGCGAGCAGTTGGTCGACAAGGTCAAGGCAGCGTCACGGGCTCCTGTTGGACGCCCACGCCCCCGGCCTGCGAAGTCTCGCATTCCGATGCCGGGAGGCGGGCTCCGGCCGCCCTCGCGGGCAGATATCGTGGTGATTGGAATCTCAACCGGCGGGCCCCAGGCTCTTCGCCACATCATACCGCAATTCCCGGCACAGTTTTCGATCCCCATTGCGGTCGTTCTGCACATGCCTGTGGGATACACCCACCTGTACGCACAGAAGCTCAATGAGTTATGTGCTCTAAACGTCATGGAGGCACGGGAGGGCGAAGTGCTGGAACCTGGAAAGGTACTGGTCGCCCAGGCGGGGCGCCATTTGCTCGTGCGCCGTTCGCCCGCGGGCAACGTCGTTGCACAGATGTCCATACAACCGCTCGACTTGCCCCACCGGCCCGCCGTGGATGTGCTGTTCCAATCGGCAGCCGAGGTTTATGGTGAACGTGTGCTGGGTGTCGTGATGACAGGAATGGGTTCGGATGGGAAGGAAGGTGCCGCCTGGATTAAGGCGCGCGGAGGAACCATATTGACTGAAGCCGAAGAAAGTTGCGTTATTTACGGGATGCCACGCGTTGTCGTCGAAGCGGGACTCAGTGATGGCGCCGTTCCGCTGGAACAAATGGCACAGTCCATCATGGAAAAAATATGAGCGCACGAATACTGATTGTGGACGATTCGAGCCTGGCGCGCCGCACGTTGCGACAGATCCTCGAGCAACAGGGCCATATCGTCGACGAGGCTGCGGACGGAGCCGCGGCGTTGGAACGGTATTACATCAACCGTCCCGATGTCGTCTTCCTCGACATGGTCATGGAAGGCATGTATGGCCTTGAAGTGCTCACGAAAGTTCGTGAATTGAATCCAGATGCCAAAATCATCGTGGCAACGGCAGATATTCAAAAATCAACCCGCGAACAGGCGCAGTCCGCGGGAGCTTCGGCGATGATCAACAAACCATTAAACCGGGACGAAGTGGTGCGGATCGTCTCAGCGGTTCTCCAGGGAGAGATGGTATGGAACTGACAGAAAATCAAACCGACTCTCTGACGGAGTTGATCAACATCGGCTACGCTCGCGCCGCGGGGGCACTTTCGGAATTGACGGGGCATCGCATCACGCTGGAAGTACCGCGCGTGGCAGTGCATACCATCGATGAGATCACCGGTTCGCTGCGAGAAGTGATTCACGGCGAGGTTGCGAGTGTCAACCAGGTCTTCTCCGGCCCGGTCGCAGGCAACGCCCTTCTGCTGCTGGACGAACGCGCTGCGCTCATGCTGAATCAGTTGTTGATGGATGAGAGGACGGTGGCGCGCAGTCTGGATAGCGGAGTGCGCGAGGTCATTACCGAGGTGGGAAACATCCTGCTGAACGCGTGCCTGGGCGTGTTTGGAAACCTGCTGCAGGTGCAGGTCACCTTCTCTGTGCCACGCATGCACGT
The Verrucomicrobiia bacterium genome window above contains:
- a CDS encoding chemotaxis response regulator protein-glutamate methylesterase, translating into MNQLIRTLIVDDSAFVRKVVREMLSRCPYIEVVGAARDGQEALELAQQLNPQVITCDLMMPKLDGVGFVREQMSRAPIPILILTASPEDGERALLAMDAGAVDIVQKPTALANDDLLGIREQLVDKVKAASRAPVGRPRPRPAKSRIPMPGGGLRPPSRADIVVIGISTGGPQALRHIIPQFPAQFSIPIAVVLHMPVGYTHLYAQKLNELCALNVMEAREGEVLEPGKVLVAQAGRHLLVRRSPAGNVVAQMSIQPLDLPHRPAVDVLFQSAAEVYGERVLGVVMTGMGSDGKEGAAWIKARGGTILTEAEESCVIYGMPRVVVEAGLSDGAVPLEQMAQSIMEKI
- a CDS encoding chemotaxis protein CheC; amino-acid sequence: MELTENQTDSLTELINIGYARAAGALSELTGHRITLEVPRVAVHTIDEITGSLREVIHGEVASVNQVFSGPVAGNALLLLDERAALMLNQLLMDERTVARSLDSGVREVITEVGNILLNACLGVFGNLLQVQVTFSVPRMHVDSIEAVLNSITVRDQELRFALMIHTRFHVRTSNVAGYLVIILGVTSLDRLLVELKRWEDRQVA
- a CDS encoding response regulator — protein: MSARILIVDDSSLARRTLRQILEQQGHIVDEAADGAAALERYYINRPDVVFLDMVMEGMYGLEVLTKVRELNPDAKIIVATADIQKSTREQAQSAGASAMINKPLNRDEVVRIVSAVLQGEMVWN